The following are from one region of the Paenibacillus sabinae T27 genome:
- a CDS encoding M42 family metallopeptidase, which yields MNQETLDMFKILTEFPSAPGFERELRKLVKEAMAPYTDEFVHDRLGSLFGVLRGDANGPKIMVAGHFDEVGFMVTGITDNGMIRFQPLGGWVASAVSSQRLQIITPKGTITGIVGGTPIHLLSPEERTKAGDIKKMFIDIGAESREEAMEFGVASGQQIVPICPFTPLANPKKILAKAWDNRYGVGLAIELVKALSGKKLPNTVFAGATVQEEVGLRGARTSANLIQPDIFFGLDASAAGDMTGDRQAFGRLGDGALLRILDPTMVTHRGLLEYVQDTADTHRIKYQYFVSQGGTDAGEVHLNGIGVPSAVIGICSRYIHTPASIVHTDDIDAAKELLIKLVEGLDRTTLQTIIERS from the coding sequence ATGAATCAGGAAACCCTCGATATGTTCAAAATACTCACCGAATTCCCTTCCGCCCCGGGCTTTGAACGCGAGCTGCGCAAGCTTGTAAAAGAAGCCATGGCGCCTTATACGGACGAATTCGTTCATGACCGACTGGGCAGCCTGTTCGGTGTGCTTCGCGGCGACGCGAACGGACCGAAAATTATGGTAGCCGGCCATTTTGACGAAGTCGGCTTTATGGTCACCGGCATAACCGATAACGGAATGATCCGGTTCCAGCCTCTCGGCGGTTGGGTAGCCTCCGCAGTATCTTCGCAGCGTCTGCAGATCATTACGCCCAAAGGTACGATTACAGGAATTGTCGGCGGTACGCCCATTCATCTGCTCAGCCCGGAAGAGCGTACAAAGGCCGGCGATATCAAAAAGATGTTCATCGATATCGGGGCGGAAAGCCGCGAGGAAGCGATGGAATTCGGTGTAGCTTCCGGCCAGCAAATCGTGCCGATTTGTCCCTTCACTCCGCTTGCCAATCCGAAAAAAATATTGGCCAAAGCCTGGGACAACCGCTACGGCGTAGGACTCGCCATCGAGTTGGTGAAGGCGCTCAGCGGCAAGAAACTGCCGAACACGGTCTTTGCCGGCGCTACCGTCCAGGAAGAAGTAGGCCTCCGGGGAGCCCGAACGTCGGCGAACCTGATTCAGCCCGATATATTCTTCGGGCTGGATGCAAGCGCCGCCGGGGATATGACCGGCGACCGGCAGGCCTTCGGGCGGCTTGGCGACGGCGCGCTGCTGCGCATCCTTGATCCGACGATGGTCACCCACCGCGGCCTGCTGGAGTACGTGCAGGATACGGCGGATACGCACCGGATCAAGTATCAGTATTTTGTCTCCCAGGGAGGGACGGATGCGGGCGAGGTCCATTTGAACGGAATCGGCGTCCCCTCCGCCGTGATCGGCATCTGTTCCCGCTATATTCATACCCCGGCCTCCATTGTCCATACCGACGATATCGACGCTGCCAAAGAGCTGCTTATCAAGCTGGTGGAAGGACTTGACCGGACGACCCTGCAGACCATTATTGAGCGGAGCTGA
- the spoVAC gene encoding stage V sporulation protein AC: MPAKTKRSGVKLQLDSLTPQAYKQMAKKHEPSRPVLKNCLRAFVSGGLICLIGQAIQQFFMANFDMNPREAASPTVAVLILSSVILTCFGVYDKLAQWCGAGTAVPVTGFANSMCSAALEYRSEGIVLGMATNMFKIAGSVIVFGVVAAFIIGIVYIFLGHGGGHI; the protein is encoded by the coding sequence TTGCCGGCAAAAACCAAACGTTCAGGGGTCAAGCTGCAGCTTGATTCCCTGACTCCGCAGGCTTATAAGCAAATGGCCAAAAAGCACGAGCCATCCCGGCCCGTACTGAAAAACTGTCTGCGCGCTTTCGTGTCCGGCGGGCTGATCTGCTTGATCGGACAGGCCATTCAGCAATTTTTTATGGCCAACTTTGATATGAATCCCCGGGAGGCTGCCAGCCCGACTGTCGCGGTGCTGATTCTGAGTTCCGTCATTCTTACGTGCTTCGGCGTGTATGACAAGCTGGCGCAGTGGTGCGGCGCGGGCACGGCCGTTCCCGTTACCGGCTTTGCCAACAGCATGTGCTCGGCGGCGCTCGAGTACCGCTCTGAAGGAATTGTGCTTGGTATGGCGACCAACATGTTCAAGATCGCGGGCTCGGTCATTGTCTTCGGAGTCGTCGCGGCCTTC